Part of the Labilibaculum antarcticum genome, ACCTGTTGTCAATAATGGTCATTTTTGATACAATTTAGTCTTTTGAACGAGGATGGAAATTTTTAATTGTTTCCTTTAAGTATTCTCTATCCAAATGAGTATAAATTTCTGTAGTAAGAATTGATTCGTGTCCTAACATTTCCTGCACAGCTCTTAAGTCAGCACCACCCTCAACTAAATGAGAAGCGAAAGAGTGACGGAATGTGTGAGGAGAAACATTTTTCTTCAATCCAACTTTTTTCGATAGATTCTTAATGATAGTAAAAATCATAACACGAGAAAGTTTACGACCTCTACGGTTTAAGAAAAGAATATCTTCACTTTCCTTATCGATATTTAATTTTCCTCGAAAGCTCTTAAGATATATCTTGATTTCTTTTTTCGCTTTTTTCCCGATTGGAATCAAACGCTCTTTGTTACCTTTTCCATGAATTTTAATAAAACCCATTCTGAAATGAAGATTCGAAACACGTAGGTCAATTAATTCTGACACACGTAATCCACAAGAATAAAGTGTTTCAAGAATTGCTCTGTTTCTTTGACCTTCAGCTTTATTCATGTCAACAGCCTTAACTAAAATATCAATTTCGTCAGTTGTTAAGGTGTCTGGTAGTTTACGTCCAATTTTTGGAGCCTCTAATAATGCTGTAGGATTCTTTTCAATAATTTCCTCTAGTAATAAGTATTTGAAAAATGCTTTAATACCAGAAATTACACGAGCTTGAGTTCTAGGACTTGTACCTGCATCATTAATCCAGGCAACAAAGTCTTTTAAGTGCTGAAGAATTACTTCTTCAGGAGCAACCTCCATGTTTTTTTCTCTAAAGAAGGTTGTTAGTTTTGTAATGTCGTTGATGTAAGCATCTACTGAGTTCTTGGAAAGATTCTTCTCCAAGGTTAAGTAGGTCTTAAAATTTTCAATTGTTGTTGTCCATTTCATTTTATTCAGTTTTTAGTATGTAGTTTAGTTGTAAGTAATACCATTTTATTGTTAGTTTTACTCAAGTACTAATAATATACGAATTCTTTATGATAAAACATGTCTGCAATTTAAAAAAATATTACGTAAGCCCGCACTTTTTAATAGACCTCTTTATGTTTAACCTTAAAATACTTTAGATAAGATGAATTTTTTGATTATTAATGGACCGAACCTCAATTTGCTTGGAACCCGCGAAAAATCTATATATGGAGAGCTTTCGTTCGAAATTTATTTTGAGCAGTTAAGAGCGTTATATAGTAAAGTTGAACTAGAGTATTTTCAGTCAAACATTGAAGGTGAATTGATAAATGAAATTCATCGTGTGGGATTTAGTTATGATGGAATTGTGCTCAATGCAGGAGCATATACCCATACCTCTCTAGCCCTTGCGGATGCTATATCTGCAATAAATATTCCTGTTCTAGAAGTTCATATTTCTAATGTACATAAAAGAGAAGAGATAAGGCATGCTACCATGATTGGAAAGGCTTGTTTAGGTACTATATCTGGTTTTGGACTTGATTCATATCGATTGGGAATTGAGGGTTTATTAAATTATTGTGACAAAAGGTGATATTTTTTTGACAAATGGTTTTTTTCGTACCTTTTAATAATAAGAGTAAGTAGTTGAGCGCTTATTTAATTGCTTGAGAGAAATTGAGTACCTTTGCCCTGCCAAAACTATAATAGAAAGAATTACTCGATGAAGAAGCACACGAAAATTATTGCGACTATTTCTGACAAAAAATGTGATGTTGAATTTTTAACACAGTTGTTTGAAGAAGGAATGAATGTAGTTCGACTTAACACTGCTCATCAAACTCATGATGATGCATTAAAGGTTATTAGGAATGTAAGAAAAGTATCTGATAGGATAGCTTTACTTGTAGACACTAAAGGACCTGAGATTAGAACTGTTGATGTTGATGAGGAAATTTATCTTAAGAAGGGTGATTTAATTAAGATGAAAGGGAACGATAACCTTCCTTGCACGGATTTGTGCATAAAGGTTAGTTATGAAGATTTTGTTAAAGACTTAAAAGTTGGAAAGAAAATCTTAATTGATGATGGTGAATTGGAGTTGTTAGTTGTTAGTAAGGACAAGGGATTTTTAACTGTAGAAGCACAAAATGGTGGACCTGTTAAAAATCGTAAAAGTGTAAATGTTCCTGGTGTATCAATAAATTTACCTTCTTTGAGCCCTAAGGATATTGACTTTATTCACTTTGCAATTGAGCAGGATATTGATTTTATTGCGCATTCATTTGTTCGAAATAAAGATGATGTAATGCAAATTCAAGGAATTCTTGATCAGCAGAATTCGGATATTAAAATTATTGCAAAAATAGAGAATCAGGAAGGAGTTGACCATATTGATGAAATATTGGAGCATGCATATGGTATCATGGTTGCCAGAGGTGATTTGGCTATTGAGATTCCAGCTCAGAAGATTCCTGTGATTCAACGTAAAATTGTTGGTAAATGTATTGAAAGCAAGAAGCCTGTTATTATAGCGACACAAATGCTTCACTCAATGATTAGTAATCCCAGACCTACACGAGCAGAAGTTAGTGATATTGCAAATGCAGTATACAGCAGAACCGATGCAATCATGTTAAGTGGAGAGACTGCATACGGTGATTATCCTGTTGAGGCTGTTCGAGTAATGAAATCTGTAGCGATGGAGGTAGAGAAGGAGCTTTATCCAGATACAAAACAAAATTTTGTGAGAAGTAACCGTGAGCTTTCGGCTATTCTTGCTCGTTCTGCTGTAAAAGCATCGCAATTATTACCTGTAAAAGCAATTGTAACAGATACGTTAACTGGAAGAACCGGAAGATATTTATCTGCATACAGAGGAACACTTCCTGTTTACGCATTGTGCTATTCAAAACGTGTAATGAGAGAATTAGCTCTTTCCTATGGTGTTGAGGCTGGTTATCGTAAATTGCTTGTAAGTCGTGATGAATACGTAAAGCAAACTATGTTCTCGTTAATGGATAAAGGATGTTTTACAAGTGAGGATATGGTTATCATTATTGGTGGTAGTTTTGGTCCTTCGAAAGGAGTTTCATTTATGGAGATCAGTGTTGTTGATCAATTAACACATAAAGTGTAAGGATATATTTATAAAAAAAAAATGCGAATCATAACGATTCGCATTTTTTTTATCTAATAGCGTAAGTAGATTAGAACGAGGGCTATTCCAATGCCTATACCTGTAATTACCAAATTAAAGCTTCTTCGGTCTGTTTTAAAAACCAACATGAGTAATGATGATACAAGTAGGCTACTAAAGGAAATCAAAAAGTAGGAGACAGTCGCGCCCAGATTATATCCTGTAAATGGATAAAAAGAGAATGAGCTTCCGTAAACATTTTTATAATGTAAGTTGATTCCTATTCCAAGAATAATCCCGATTAAGGCAAAGAAATTATATTTTACTGTTGAAGCAGAACTCTGATTGGTAAGTAGATTTTGTATGCCAACCAGAAGTATAGAGAAAGCCATAATTAATTTGACGGTGGAATGTGAGAAATTTATAACCGTGAAATTACAAAGCAAAAGTCCAACAATTGAACCAATTACCAAAGCTAGTAGTAATGAAGAATATGCTTTCCAATCTTTTAATTGGAAAGTGATTCCAAATAAAACCAATAGCATAAAGGGCTCAAATGAGGAAAAAGATATTAAATGATAAAATGCTGATTCGAAACTTGCTAGAATTGTGTTCATATATTATTTTATTTCCATTTTATAATTGCACGACAATTTTCGATGTCCGTGTTCTTCGTTTTTATAAAAATTTCGGAGGTGTTATCATTGGTTGTATTGAATACCTCCAATGTTTCACCCAATTTTGCTTCGTGTATGTAATTTATCTCAAGCTCTTGAATTCTTTTTTTTGATAAAATCTCAGTAAGGCAAGAGTCAATAGCCCATTTTACGTATTTTACATTGTTTACATGCCGGTAGATATCCAAATCACTATAATGAATGTGCAGATCTTCGATATACTTCGGATCTTTGATTTGGGGCAATTTCGTTAATGTGTGAGCAAAAATAGGATCTTCCTGGTTTATTGGTAGGTTGGCAACTATTTTCTGAGGTCTAACCAATCTTTTTGTATTCGTATTAATTACCAGCCACGAAGATAGTGCCTGACCAATAACCTGATCTTTTGAATCATAAATTTTAAATTCCCGATTTCCAAATATTCCATCGGTTCCAACCGACCAAGTCTCGATACTAATTTTATCTTTCCAATTGGGCGTTTCAAAAATTTGAAGTTTTAGTCGGGATAAAACCCACGCCATGTTATTGTCTTTTAGGTCATTAATTCCTTTATGGATTAAATCCACGTGTTTCCCTGCAATCTCCTGAAAATAATTGCAGATACTTGTGAGTTTTGCTTTTCCGTGTAAATCGGCATCAAAAGAGCCAATTTGAAAAGTTTCCCGGTATTTCGTTATGTCGATATTTGACGTATTCATTAAAATAGGTATGTTCTGAGTTTTTTAACTATGTATAGTGATCTTATTAATAGAAGAACTACAAATGGTAGTATTTCATTAGGAAAAGATTGTGGTATAAATGTCCAACAGCCTAACACAAGTATCAGTATTACTGAATGGAGTAGAAAGTAGTAGTAGGCAAACGAACTGGATTTCTTTCTGAGCAATGCAAAAACCATTGGAAAGTGAAGAGGGAAGGCCCAAATAATATTCCAATTAGGTCCCGTGGCCTGATGATCAGTAAAAAACCATAAGAAAATAATAAGCCAGCCAAGTAATCCACAGACACCAAAAATAAAGAGGTCGAAAACAAAGAAGTTCTTTTCTTTTTTAAGATGTACAAAACTGAGGATGAGTCCCAATGTTGCAATAATTCCAAAAATGAATACAGGTCTTTTATACCAGCTGGTAATTTTAAGATCAAGAGCTGGCTTAAGTATAACTTCAGTTGATTTCACCAAAGGTTTAGTTGCTTCGCTCGACTTAATTTGCGCATTTTCAAATCCCAACATCATATTGTCAGGCAAAAACATGTATTGGTAAGGAGTGGCCTCCACGTCGCAAGGTATTCCTAAGGCCAAATGGATTCCTAAAAAAATCCAACGGCTTTTATCCATGAATGGATCTAACAAATTCCAAAATGATTTTGGATGATCAACGATCGTATCGAAAAGAATTGTTCCAGAAGTGCTTGCTTTCACGATGTCTCTAATCCTTGTAGAACAGTTATCAAAAAGGAAATCGTATCGGTAATATCGATTCTCTGGTTTGTAATTTATAATTAAAGCATTGAATAGCTTTTGTCTTTCAATACTGTCCAAATTTAGTTTTTGTTCAGTAATCCCTCTCTTTTCATAAATGTACCCATTCTTAAATCGATCAAAATCGTTGTAAGATAGCATGTAGTCCAGTTTGCCTCGGGCAAATTTAGGATAGAAATTTGGCGTGTTAAAATTGAACGCGCCATACCCAAAAACAAGATCTAATTTTTTATCTTCATCTTTTATTCGCAAAGCAGAATGTCCAAATTGGGAGTACAATTCATCTCCTGGGGAACAGGTAAGAAGACTGATTTCTGCATTCGCTGATAAGTTTTGTCCTTTTGCATGATTGCAAATTGATAATGAAAAAAATGCAATTAATAAGATTTGAAAAGAGATGATTTTTAATGCCATAATAGTAAATGTTTACCCTTCGAAGATAGCTATTTTATGAATATTTTGAATGTTTTGATTTTATAAAATATAGCAGATTATTGTTCTAAATGGAAGTCGCTTAAACAAGTTTAAGTTGCTGTTGATTAATCTGCCGATTACATCACAAATTTGTATTTTTTAATATGTTGTTGAGTAGTGGTTTACAGGACATCGTTTCTAGACTTGTTTTTAGTTGCTTCGTCAAAAATAGTGTATATTACTTATCAGATTTAATATTATTTAACATCTTTATAAGCTGTATTAAACTAACCTAACCCCTACAAAGTGAGAAGACTTCTTTTCGTTATCCTTTTAGTTCCCCAATTTTTCTTCGCATACTCGTTGAAATCAAATCCCGATAGTCTAAAATTATCGATGAATCTTGCTGTTTTTTGTCAGTTGAGTGAGAATTATCTTCCTGATTTTCCTGATTCGACAATTTATTATGCGGATCAAGTTTTGAAATCTGCAAAGTTAGTTCATGATTCAACTTTTATTGTGAAGGCGTATTACCTAAAGGGGAAAGCATCTTACCGAAATAGTGATTATTCAAATTCTATCAATTATTTTGAAAAGGCAATATCTTATTGTGTTAATTCGCAACAAAAAGAAAAGGCCGATTGTTATAATGGTTTAGGTAATTCGCTTATCGGAATTGATAAATACAAACTTTCTCTTAGTTCTTATTTCACAAGTTTAAATATTCGAAATACTTTGGGTGATAGTTTGCTTATTTCGGCTTCCTTAAATAATATTGGCAATGTTTATTTTCAAATGGGTGATTATTCTAATGCCTTAGATTATTACAATCAATCATTGGTTTTAAAAGAAAACGCGAATAGTTTGGTTGGAGTCGCTATAATGCTTAATAATATAGCAAATGTGTATCATAAATTGGATGATGGGGCCAAGGCTCTTTCTTCATACTTTAAAGCTTTAGAGATCATCGGAGCCGAAAAAGAAGTTGTTTGGAAGTCAATTCTGCTTGAAAATATAGGACAACTATACTTAGATCGGGGTGAAATTTCCAAATGTTTGATTTATTACCATCGGGCTTTGCTCGAATCCGAAAAAAGAGGTGATAGAATATCTATTTCGAGTGTAAAGTCATCATTAGCGATTGCTTATTTGAAGAACGAAGAATACGGTGTTGCATTAGGTTTGTTCGAGGAGGCTTTGGAAATTGCGAAAGAAATTGGTGTTCTCAGACTTGAGCAGGATTGTTATTATTACATGTCGGGCTTATATGAGAAGAAAAATAATTACGAGAAGAGTATAATCTATTTTAAAAAGTACGATAAAATAAGAGAGAAGATTAATAAGCAAAATAGTAGTAAGGAAATTGCGGAAATTCAGGCGAAGTTTCAATTGGAAAAAATAGATTCTGAAAATGAAATTCTGAAGCAACGAAATACAATTCAAAAATTAGAAATAGATAAACAAAAGACTCGAAACATATTGTTATTTAGTTTGGCTGTTTTGGTTTTATCTTTAGTGATCTATTCGAATTACATTAGTAGATTTCGGAAGCGACATAATAAGATTCTAACCGAGAAAAATAGAATAATCTCTGAGAAAAATAATAGTTTGACAAGTTTAAATGCCATGAAGGATAAGTTTTTATCCATTGTTGCTCATGATCTAAAGAATCCGTTTAATGCGGTTCTAGGTTTTACTGATTTGTTAATAGACCGATATGCTGAACTGGAGGATTCAACGAGACAGGAATACATCGAGATCATTCATAAATCAGCACTTCATGGATCATTATTACTTGATACATTATTGACTTGGTCGAGATCCCAAATGGGGGTGATGAAGTATACTCCAATCATTTTTAATGTAAATCAAATTATAAAAGAAGAAATGGAGGGGCTTGAGGATAAGGCTTTTGCGAAAAGGATTTCTCTTGAGTTTGATGAAAGGAATGTGTTGTTGGTTTATGCTGATTCGGATATGGTTAGGACTGTGGTGCGGAATTTAGGAAACAACTCGATTAAATTTACTGAGGAAAGGGGGAAAATCATCTTTTCAATTGAAAAATATGATGGAAAAGCTGTTGTAGGTGTTCAGGATAATGGTATTGGAATCAAACTTGAGGATAAAGCAAAATTATTTAATCTTGACTCGAACTATTCAAGGCCAGGAACTTCAAATGAAAAAGGGACAGGTTTGGGCTTAATATTGTGTAAGGATTTTGTTGAGAAAAATGGAGGCGAAATAGGAGTGGAAAGTCAAGAAGGAATAGGAAGTAAATTCTGGTTTACGCTATCATTACACACTGAAGAGATAGAAAAAAAATCCTCTACCCATTATAGAGTAGAGGAAGAATGTCTTATTTAATATTTTATCGCAAATCGTTTATTTCTACGTCCGGATTTAACTTCTTATCAAAAACAAAATAACTATCAGGATAAGTAAGATTTGGAGTTAGGTTTTTAAGTATTATACTCACGTTATTACCATCTTTACCAATCGATTTTAACGATTCAATTTGATCGTTAGCTTTACTGATCTTTAATCGGATTAAAGTGAATTCTCGTTCAGTATTTTTTGGAAATAGATCAATAATGTGATAAGTTGAATTGTTACTAGTTTCTTCTTTAATGTACTTATAAGTATATCCTTTTTCGTAAATCGAGAAAATGGCAGCAGGATTTAATCCTTCTTCATCACCTTTTTCTGGCTCGCTAATATTTACTTCGTCAACGTCAACTATATGGGAATATAGCGTAGTTCCATCAAAATAAGTATCCACACCCATAAGTTTAAGACGATATTTATCACCAACAAGAGTAATGCTTCCTTCAGATATTTCGTGAATATCTTCTTCTGCATTATCCATTGAAAACGTAAATTCAGCTTTTAAACTTTTAAATTCTTTATTTTTTGCAGAAACTTTATCTAGAACAGCTTTGGCTTTAATATCCTGGGCTGGTAGGTTAAAACATAGAATTCCAAATAGGAGGAAACAAAAGATTTTTTTCATTTTATATGATTTTATTAATATTTACTTATTCTTAATCAATAATTGTGCCATGCCTTACTTTAGAACATCGCTTAACAGTTTTTCCAGCGAATATTCATCTTGCACGAGTACTTGCCTTGCTTTACTTCCTTCAAAAGGGCCAACAATTCCAGCAGCTTCTAATTGATCAACTATTCTGCCAGCTCTATTATATCCAATGGAAAATCGTCTTTGAATTCCAGATGTAGAACCTTGTTGAGACCCTACAACCAATCTTGCTGCATCTTCAAAAAGGGTATCTCTTTTTTTCAGATCGATATCCAATGAAGTATTTTCAGATGATTCTCCTGTATATTCTGGCAAATACATTGCCGTAGGGTAGGATTGTTGTTTTTGTATAAATTCGGTTACTGCTTCTACCTCCGGAGTGTCAACAAAAGCACATTGTACCCTTACCAGCTCACTGGTTAACGAAATTAGCATATCTCCACGACCAATCAAATGATTAGCTCCAGGGCTATCAAGAATTGTTCTTGAATCGATCATAGATGCTACTTTAAAGGCAATTCGAGCAGGGAAATTGGCCTTAATAATTCCTGTGATGATATTGGTTGATGGTCGTTGTGTTGCTATAATCATATGTATGCCAATAGCACGAGCTAGCTGAGCGATACGAGCAATCGGAGTTTCTACTTCTTTCCCGGCAGTCATTATTAAATCAGCAAACTCATCAATAATTACGACAATATAGGGTAGATAACGATGACCGTTTTCCGGATTTAAACCTCGTTTAACAAACTTGGTATTGTATTCTTTTATATTTCGGGCATGTGCTTTTTTCAACAAATCATATCTGGAATCCATTTCAATACATAAGGAGTTTAATGTTGCAATAACCTTATGGATATCAGTGATAATTGCTTCCTCTTCACCCGGAAGTTTTGCTAGAAAATGCTTCTCGATCGTGGAATAAATACTTAATTCTACTTTCTTCGGATCAATTAGGACAAATTTAAGCTGAGATGGATGCATCTTATATAAAAGGGACGTGATAATTGCATTCAAACCAACAGACTTTCCTTGTCCTGTTGCACCAGCGACCAACAAGTGAGGCATTTTGGTTAAATCAAGGGTATAGGTCTCATTCGATATTGTTTTCCCTAGAGCAACAGGAAGTGCATGTGTTGATTCCTGGAATTTTTTAGATGAAATAATGTTTTTCATGGACACTATTTCAGGTGTACGATTCGGAACCTCAATACCAATAGTTCCTTTCCCTGGAATAGGAGCGATAATTCTAATTCCTAATGCAGACAGACTAAGGGCAATATCATCTTCCAAATTCTTTATTTTGGAAATACGTATTCCCGGAGCAGGCACAATTTCATATAGAGTGATTGTTGGACCAATCGTAGCTTTAATCTGAGTTATTTCAATTTTGTATTGACGTAGAGTCTCTACAATTTTATCTTTATTTGATTCAAGCTCCTCTTTGCTAACACTCGAATTGTTGGAATGGTGTGCCTCTAATAAATTAATAGGAGGGTATTGGTAGTTGGAAAGATCAAGAGTAGGATCGAAATCTTCCATTGATGTATGCTTAATGCTAACGATTTCCTCTTTCTCTGATACTGTCTCTATTTTTAGTTCTAAGTCTTTTTTGACAGCTTCGGCCTCGGAAGCTTTAGTTTTCTTAATACTTTCTTCTTTAGGAAGGAACTCGGATTCTAAAATAACTCCTGTATCTTCAATATCTTGCTCATGACTTATTGAATGTGGTGGTTGAATGATTGATTCAGTTTCATTTTCGACTTTTTCAGCTTTGGAAAGGTCGTTGTCTGCTATAGGATCAGTTTTAGGTTTGGACTTAACTATTTTTTTGAAAAAAGAAATTGAGTTTTGAAAGCCAAAAGTAACGAGTGTCAAAAAGCTAAGAACGACTAGAAATAAAGTGCCAATATTCCCAATTAGAGATATCAGCCATTCACTAATAAAGTAACCATGAACACCTCCTAAAAATAAAAATGAATGGGATGTTGATTGAACAAATAAAAATGACATTAAAACTGAAAACCAAATACAGAATAGTAAGGTATAGATAATCGTTTTTCGTAATGATTGAATTTTTACTCCCCAGATTCGTAGAGTAAGGACTACAAGTACATAAAGAAAAGAAAATGAAGCTATTCCAAAGCCTTTGTTTATTACCAAATTTGAAATGTAAGCTCCCGTTTTACCTGTCCAGTTTTCAACCCGTACTTTTGAGTCTGTAATTAATTCAAGCCATTTAATATCTAATTTACTCTGGTCAGCCCCTCCTGTAAAAAAGAAGGATACAAATGCCAATCCTATGTATATAGTGAATAATGAAAGTGTAATACCAAATAGGAATTTAATTCTTTCATCAGCAAGAAACTTTGGGGTTGAGAAGCGCGGTTTTGCTTTTGTATTGTTTGTTATTTTCTTTTTAGCCATTGACTATATTTTCAATTTTCACAAAATTCGAGTAGTTCTGGAATTTATGTAAAAGTAATAAAAATGGCATTTAAAACCACAGGAATATCGGCTTACAAAAAGATAAGTTTTAAAGTGGGTAATAACTAGTTGAAATCTACGATGTACTTTTTTAAAGTTTTTAGATCGGATAGAACATACTCCTCAGGAATATTGAAATCTTCTTCACTAACGCTTATTAGATTTACTGATTGTGCTGTGAATTTTGTTTTTACTTGATTCATTGTAGTCTCAAATTCCATGAGTACGCCAGGAATACCATATAAAGGAGTGTTTCGGTTGGGATCCTTTAATCCTATATCTATTGTATAAAATACATCCACTTTAGTTTTTGACTGGTCATCTAAATAAATTGTTGCTTGTTTGCATTCATAGCCAGCGATATGTTTGGTTGAGTCTTGGTATTCTATTTTGGTAGGAGGAAGTTGACTATAGACAAAAGCAACTTCATCTTTAGGAAATTCATAGTTGAGCTTATTGCTCAAAACTTTTAATAAAATATTACTGCTTTTATTCTCGTATCTGGAAATGAATTTTGTGCTGAAAAAACCAAGATAACCTTCCGATATAAGACAGATGTTATTATCCTTAAAACGCAATTCTACTTTGTTGGGCAAGAGAGCAATTATAGGATTGTCTTTTTCTGAGGTGAAATAACTAACATCATAGGTAATTATCCCTTCATTTATTTTATTATCTGTTTCGGATTTTAATTTGCAACCCGTGACTAGTAATAAAATTAGAATTATAGATAATCCTTGTTTCATAAAATTATATGTGTTGGTTGTGAATGTTTATTGATATAGATTATTGCCCATGCTAATAGTAATTCAAACGATTTCGATATTCAATAAATAGCATTTACTAAAAGTATGAAAACATTGGGGAATACAATATTAAAATTTGACATCTTACATGAAATCTTTTTATATTTTTACGAATGACACATAATTGGCCTATTAAATTCCACTTTTAGTGATACGCAGAAAAATCGTTCAGGTTTTGTGAAAGATAAGAATAACCTGAATTAAATTTTTTCCTTAAAATTCGTTTTGGATGTCAAATTAAAGTAAAAGGGTTTGATTATAAACATAACAGCACTGTTTAACTGGCTTTTGCAAACGAGTGTATTTCAATTGATTGTTCGCTTTGAATTTCATGCAATTAGCAAATTGGATAGTGAACAGTAAATTACAGAATGGTCTAATGTGTTGAAAAACAGAGAGTGAAAAATATTATAAATAAAAAAGTTTTTCATTGTATTGATATTATTTTTTTTAGATTTGCAAAGCGGAAAGAAAAACATAAATAGAAAAATAATGAAAAATAAATTAGCAGTTGTAGCATTAGGCGGAAATGCCTTGTTGAGAGGGAATCAAAAAGGGACTGTGGAGGAACAGATTCAAAATACGGTTGATACTCTTGAAAATCTTATTTTTCTTGTAAAAGAAGGGTATGATGTTATTATTGCTCATGGTAATGGCCCTCAGGTAGGTAATATCTTAATGAGAAACGATGCGGGTGAGCAACTTTATAATATTCCTCAGATGCCTTTGGATATTGATGTGGCAGATTCTCAAGGTGGAATTGGTTATATGATTGAGAGAAATTTGCGTAATATATTAAAGCAAAATGGTATTGAAAAAGATGTGGTAACTTTGGTAACTCAAGTTGTTGTTGATAAGAATGATCCTGCTTTTGCTAATCCTTTAAAACGTGTTGGTAAGATTTATAACAAAGAACAAGCTGATAAGTTGACTGTTGAAAAAGGTTGGATTTTCAAAGAAGAGGTAAAAACAGATGGGGGATGGAGACGTGTTGTCCCTTCGCCAAAGCCAATTCGAGTATTGAATGAGAAGGTGATTGAAAGCTTAGCTCGACAAGGAAATATCGTAATTACTGTTGGTGGTGGAGGAATTCCTGTTTCAGAAGATGAAAACGGTAACTTATGTCCGGTTGAGGCTGTGATTGACAAGGATCTTGCTTCGGCATTGATTGGAGCTCGAATTAAGGCAGATGAATTCTATATTCTTACGGATGTATCTTTTGTTTATCATGATTTTAGAGGACCAAACGAGAAGAAACTCGAATTCCTGAATCATGCAGATACAATGAAATATATGGAAGATGGTACCTTTGCTGAAGGATCAATGGCTCCAAAAATTCGTGCTTGTTTAAGTTTTATCGAAAATGGTGGTGGTAAATCAGTTATTACTGAGGCAACTAAGCTGGTAGATAGGTCTTATGGTACTAAGATAACAATGGAGTACGACAAAAATGATGTAGAGCATAATGCTTAAATAAATATTGTTAATATCAGATTATAGTTACTTTTGTGATTGTAATTTATAAAAATACATATTATGGCTTTTAATTTAAGAAACAGAAATTTTTTGAAGTTGTTGGATTTTACTCCAAAGGAAATGCAATATATGTTGGATCTTGCAAGAGATCTTAAAAGAGCAAAATATGCTGGTACTGAAGTGCAAACTATGAAGGGGAAGAATATCGCTTTGATTTTCGAGAAATCTTCTACTCGTACTCGTTGTGCATTTGAAGCAGCAGCTTACGATCAAGGAGCTCACGTAACTTATTTGGGGCCTTCTGGATCTCAGATTGGTGTTAAAGAGTCAATGGCAGACACCGCTCGTGTTTTGGGACGTATGTATGATGGTATTGAATACCG contains:
- the arcC gene encoding carbamate kinase, with translation MKNKLAVVALGGNALLRGNQKGTVEEQIQNTVDTLENLIFLVKEGYDVIIAHGNGPQVGNILMRNDAGEQLYNIPQMPLDIDVADSQGGIGYMIERNLRNILKQNGIEKDVVTLVTQVVVDKNDPAFANPLKRVGKIYNKEQADKLTVEKGWIFKEEVKTDGGWRRVVPSPKPIRVLNEKVIESLARQGNIVITVGGGGIPVSEDENGNLCPVEAVIDKDLASALIGARIKADEFYILTDVSFVYHDFRGPNEKKLEFLNHADTMKYMEDGTFAEGSMAPKIRACLSFIENGGGKSVITEATKLVDRSYGTKITMEYDKNDVEHNA
- a CDS encoding tetratricopeptide repeat-containing sensor histidine kinase is translated as MNLAVFCQLSENYLPDFPDSTIYYADQVLKSAKLVHDSTFIVKAYYLKGKASYRNSDYSNSINYFEKAISYCVNSQQKEKADCYNGLGNSLIGIDKYKLSLSSYFTSLNIRNTLGDSLLISASLNNIGNVYFQMGDYSNALDYYNQSLVLKENANSLVGVAIMLNNIANVYHKLDDGAKALSSYFKALEIIGAEKEVVWKSILLENIGQLYLDRGEISKCLIYYHRALLESEKRGDRISISSVKSSLAIAYLKNEEYGVALGLFEEALEIAKEIGVLRLEQDCYYYMSGLYEKKNNYEKSIIYFKKYDKIREKINKQNSSKEIAEIQAKFQLEKIDSENEILKQRNTIQKLEIDKQKTRNILLFSLAVLVLSLVIYSNYISRFRKRHNKILTEKNRIISEKNNSLTSLNAMKDKFLSIVAHDLKNPFNAVLGFTDLLIDRYAELEDSTRQEYIEIIHKSALHGSLLLDTLLTWSRSQMGVMKYTPIIFNVNQIIKEEMEGLEDKAFAKRISLEFDERNVLLVYADSDMVRTVVRNLGNNSIKFTEERGKIIFSIEKYDGKAVVGVQDNGIGIKLEDKAKLFNLDSNYSRPGTSNEKGTGLGLILCKDFVEKNGGEIGVESQEGIGSKFWFTLSLHTEEIEKKSSTHYRVEEECLI
- a CDS encoding LolA family protein translates to MKKIFCFLLFGILCFNLPAQDIKAKAVLDKVSAKNKEFKSLKAEFTFSMDNAEEDIHEISEGSITLVGDKYRLKLMGVDTYFDGTTLYSHIVDVDEVNISEPEKGDEEGLNPAAIFSIYEKGYTYKYIKEETSNNSTYHIIDLFPKNTEREFTLIRLKISKANDQIESLKSIGKDGNNVSIILKNLTPNLTYPDSYFVFDKKLNPDVEINDLR
- a CDS encoding FtsK/SpoIIIE family DNA translocase, giving the protein MAKKKITNNTKAKPRFSTPKFLADERIKFLFGITLSLFTIYIGLAFVSFFFTGGADQSKLDIKWLELITDSKVRVENWTGKTGAYISNLVINKGFGIASFSFLYVLVVLTLRIWGVKIQSLRKTIIYTLLFCIWFSVLMSFLFVQSTSHSFLFLGGVHGYFISEWLISLIGNIGTLFLVVLSFLTLVTFGFQNSISFFKKIVKSKPKTDPIADNDLSKAEKVENETESIIQPPHSISHEQDIEDTGVILESEFLPKEESIKKTKASEAEAVKKDLELKIETVSEKEEIVSIKHTSMEDFDPTLDLSNYQYPPINLLEAHHSNNSSVSKEELESNKDKIVETLRQYKIEITQIKATIGPTITLYEIVPAPGIRISKIKNLEDDIALSLSALGIRIIAPIPGKGTIGIEVPNRTPEIVSMKNIISSKKFQESTHALPVALGKTISNETYTLDLTKMPHLLVAGATGQGKSVGLNAIITSLLYKMHPSQLKFVLIDPKKVELSIYSTIEKHFLAKLPGEEEAIITDIHKVIATLNSLCIEMDSRYDLLKKAHARNIKEYNTKFVKRGLNPENGHRYLPYIVVIIDEFADLIMTAGKEVETPIARIAQLARAIGIHMIIATQRPSTNIITGIIKANFPARIAFKVASMIDSRTILDSPGANHLIGRGDMLISLTSELVRVQCAFVDTPEVEAVTEFIQKQQSYPTAMYLPEYTGESSENTSLDIDLKKRDTLFEDAARLVVGSQQGSTSGIQRRFSIGYNRAGRIVDQLEAAGIVGPFEGSKARQVLVQDEYSLEKLLSDVLK